In Thioalkalivibrio paradoxus ARh 1, the following are encoded in one genomic region:
- a CDS encoding lipase family alpha/beta hydrolase, with amino-acid sequence MRIEAPYYPIIYVRGYAASMNEIEDTVATPYMGFNLGSTKIRQDYESRITPFIFESPLIRLMKDESYIDAYRDGDFIQEPERVPPRSVWIFRYYEPVSEDLGDGTRREIPHFAAELRKFILRIRDQVCGDDENDRRKFKVYLVAHSMGGLICRCYLQNICRNGVRDAYPKLKGAALTRLNKEHELGAQPADPLVDKVFTYATPHNGIDMAGINVPNLGSFDRLHVRNFNRDAMRKYLALSNGGDRVDSLEGTFPTDRFFCFVGTNYRDYGAFFGMSKRGTGAMSDGLVMIRNATVSGAPRAFAHRSHSGHYGIVNSEEGYQNLRRFLFGDVRADVTMLIDEITLPPRLEKAVGDNRQRIKAAYNIEAAAAVRGLNVFVNERRVSQESAIRRPYEQLVHENKPVYLFSGYLSKRAKTEDTGDTALAFAIDIGVQVPVYELDRRFWMNGHFEGGYLFRDKITIHVRPRADGTTFRYGLESSSGPSAAPRMLTPIENENGRIVLEIPIGFAENAAAKPKPGMRGRLRITASPWNGD; translated from the coding sequence ATGAGAATTGAAGCTCCCTACTACCCGATCATCTACGTTCGCGGCTACGCCGCCAGCATGAACGAAATTGAGGACACCGTCGCCACGCCGTACATGGGCTTCAACCTCGGTTCCACCAAGATCCGTCAGGATTACGAGAGCCGAATCACGCCGTTTATCTTCGAGTCGCCGTTGATTCGGTTGATGAAAGACGAGTCGTACATCGACGCCTACCGGGATGGCGACTTTATCCAGGAACCCGAGCGGGTTCCTCCCAGGAGCGTGTGGATATTCCGGTACTACGAACCCGTGTCCGAAGATCTCGGCGATGGAACGCGTCGAGAGATCCCGCATTTTGCCGCCGAACTGCGAAAGTTCATCCTCCGTATCCGGGACCAGGTATGCGGGGATGATGAGAATGATCGGAGGAAATTCAAGGTCTATCTGGTTGCACATTCCATGGGTGGCCTCATTTGTCGTTGTTATCTGCAGAACATCTGCCGGAACGGGGTCCGCGACGCCTATCCCAAGCTGAAGGGTGCGGCGCTCACCCGGCTCAACAAGGAGCATGAACTGGGTGCGCAGCCGGCCGATCCACTGGTCGACAAGGTGTTCACCTATGCGACGCCACACAATGGCATCGACATGGCCGGCATCAACGTGCCCAATCTCGGCTCGTTCGATCGGCTGCACGTCCGGAATTTCAACCGTGATGCAATGCGCAAGTACCTTGCGCTCTCGAATGGCGGCGATCGTGTCGATTCCCTTGAAGGAACGTTTCCCACCGATCGCTTCTTCTGCTTCGTTGGCACGAACTACCGTGACTATGGTGCCTTCTTCGGCATGTCAAAACGGGGGACGGGGGCGATGAGCGACGGCCTGGTGATGATTCGTAACGCGACGGTAAGCGGTGCGCCGCGCGCCTTCGCGCACCGTAGCCATAGCGGGCACTATGGCATCGTGAATTCAGAGGAAGGCTATCAGAATCTTCGCAGGTTTCTGTTCGGCGACGTACGCGCGGACGTCACCATGCTGATCGATGAAATCACCCTTCCGCCACGCCTTGAGAAAGCCGTCGGTGACAATCGGCAGCGAATCAAGGCCGCCTACAACATCGAGGCGGCAGCCGCGGTGCGAGGGCTGAACGTGTTTGTCAACGAACGGCGGGTGTCCCAGGAGTCGGCGATTCGACGGCCCTACGAACAGCTTGTGCACGAAAACAAGCCAGTCTACCTGTTCAGCGGTTATCTCTCGAAGCGCGCGAAGACCGAGGATACCGGTGATACCGCGCTGGCTTTCGCCATCGACATTGGCGTTCAGGTGCCGGTTTACGAGCTGGATCGCCGTTTCTGGATGAATGGTCACTTTGAGGGTGGCTACCTGTTTCGCGACAAGATTACGATCCACGTCCGGCCACGCGCCGATGGGACCACTTTTCGCTACGGCCTTGAATCTTCCTCCGGACCGTCTGCGGCACCGCGGATGCTGACGCCGATCGAAAATGAGAATGGACGAATCGTTCTCGAGATTCCGATCGGATTTGCCGAAAACGCCGCTGCGAAGCCGAAGCCCGGGATGCGCGGCCGTCTGCGAATCACCGCGTCGCCGTGGAACGGGGACTAA
- a CDS encoding TRAFs-binding domain-containing protein has protein sequence MPAAQLPLCFVLMPFGKKPMVGGTVVDFDAIYRALIVPAIAQAGLDPLRADEEMTGGIIHKPMFERLILCEYAVADLTTANANVFYELGLRHAVRPASTVTLYAEDTGQLPFDVAPLRAIPYRLGPDGIPVDTAAIHATLVERLREARHGATDSPVFQLVEGFPDIQRLKTDVFRKRIAYSETLKQRLAAARKEDVEAVRAVENQLGVLADAESGVVIDLFLSYRAVKAWKDMIALVPKMAPPLAATVLVQEQLGLALNRAGCGDEAERVLLDLIAWRGPSSETYGILGRVYKDRWERALKDGDTFLARGQLNKAIEAYLNGFEADWRDAYPGINAVTLMELCEPPDPRRERLLPVVAYAVERRIAAGKPDYWDHATRLELAVLAKDEDAAQAALADALAAIRESWEPETTARNLRLIREARLCRGESVPWAEEIEHALVRSVDSSSR, from the coding sequence ATGCCCGCCGCTCAGCTTCCCCTCTGCTTCGTCCTGATGCCCTTCGGCAAGAAACCTATGGTCGGCGGCACCGTGGTGGACTTCGATGCCATCTACCGCGCTCTGATCGTGCCCGCGATCGCACAAGCCGGGCTTGACCCGCTACGCGCGGACGAGGAAATGACCGGGGGCATCATCCACAAGCCGATGTTCGAGCGGCTGATTCTGTGCGAGTACGCGGTGGCGGACCTGACCACCGCCAACGCGAACGTGTTCTACGAGCTGGGTCTGCGGCACGCGGTGCGCCCGGCGAGCACGGTGACTCTCTATGCCGAGGACACCGGGCAACTCCCGTTCGACGTCGCTCCGCTGCGCGCCATCCCGTACCGGCTGGGTCCGGACGGCATCCCGGTCGATACGGCGGCGATCCATGCCACCCTGGTCGAGCGGCTGCGCGAGGCCCGCCACGGGGCAACCGACAGCCCGGTGTTCCAACTGGTCGAGGGCTTCCCCGACATCCAGCGCCTGAAAACGGATGTGTTCCGGAAACGGATCGCCTACTCCGAGACGCTGAAGCAACGCCTGGCCGCCGCGCGCAAAGAAGACGTCGAAGCCGTGCGCGCCGTGGAGAACCAGCTCGGCGTTCTGGCCGATGCCGAGTCGGGGGTGGTGATCGATCTGTTCCTGTCGTATCGGGCGGTGAAGGCCTGGAAGGACATGATCGCGCTGGTACCGAAGATGGCGCCGCCGCTGGCCGCCACCGTGCTCGTTCAGGAACAGCTCGGGCTGGCACTCAACCGCGCCGGCTGCGGCGACGAGGCCGAGCGCGTGCTGCTCGACCTGATCGCCTGGCGCGGGCCCAGCAGCGAGACCTACGGCATCCTCGGACGCGTGTACAAGGATCGCTGGGAACGGGCATTGAAGGACGGCGATACCTTTCTCGCGCGGGGCCAGCTGAACAAGGCGATCGAGGCCTACCTGAATGGTTTCGAGGCCGACTGGCGGGATGCCTACCCGGGGATCAACGCGGTCACGCTGATGGAGCTATGCGAGCCGCCGGATCCACGCCGCGAGCGGTTGCTCCCGGTCGTCGCCTACGCCGTCGAGCGGCGCATCGCCGCGGGCAAACCCGACTACTGGGATCACGCCACCCGGCTCGAACTCGCCGTGCTGGCCAAGGACGAAGACGCGGCGCAGGCCGCGCTCGCGGATGCGCTCGCCGCGATTCGGGAATCCTGGGAGCCGGAAACCACGGCCCGCAACCTCCGGCTGATCCGCGAGGCACGCCTGTGCCGAGGTGAGAGCGTCCCCTGGGCCGAGGAGATCGAACACGCACTTGTGCGCTCGGTCGACAGCAGCTCACGGTAA
- a CDS encoding nSTAND1 domain-containing NTPase, with amino-acid sequence MSGRTTEPAGTPFGTDRPPRPYPGLRPFEGHEWLIFFGRERMVDAVVNRLIHNRFVVVHGDSGCGKSSLIRAGVLPWLEQDSARGGAVWHVGIMLPGHAPLWNLAKVLAATPDIPNSGDDFEERVVAIRRMLNFGAGAVADLAEFLEADADRPFCLLVDQFEELFEHARRHGDEQARLLADLLVGLAQNPPTGFYTVLTMRSEFLGACARYRGLAETVNANQYLLPRMEHADLLRAIREPAKLYSGWVSRELANRLIADSGGDQDQLPLIQHGLMRLHQRFVSTDRPAPADPQPELDGAESTSPRWRLESEHYQGKHGLNGLLSDHADEVMAVAQETCIRGGDSPRLIEDLFRALTEINADGHAIRRPCSLSELLAVTGATEGTLRCVLEAFRKDGVSFLRPYGEAPLEAQDRMDISHEALIRCWQRIADPEKGWLIREFRSGLIWRALLVQADSFERDRANVLGPGTTEERAAWLERRNPAWAQRYGGGWERVQKLLAASMRESKRIQAVERSRRRLQNVTAALIILPVIMGLLGWGWWQQSQVQQASSEAEGFQRELARERLWQGESGTRPYPPPGHEERILLPRDTAPDQAIALEVPAQAAEDFPLRVFVHIAEDAQRVPAQGLERQLEERGLKDGSRIQAPGIELVNAAPRRSELRCFRAEECGNEGDQLLAITNEILAEPQLRLNDLSRRYGDSTAIRPRHFEIWFAAGDAIQLRSE; translated from the coding sequence ATGAGTGGCCGTACCACGGAGCCGGCGGGTACCCCCTTCGGTACCGACCGCCCCCCGCGCCCTTATCCCGGGTTAAGACCGTTCGAGGGACACGAGTGGCTCATTTTCTTCGGTCGTGAGCGCATGGTCGATGCGGTCGTGAACCGCCTGATCCACAATCGCTTCGTCGTCGTGCACGGGGATTCGGGCTGCGGGAAGAGTTCCCTGATCCGCGCCGGTGTCCTCCCCTGGCTGGAGCAGGACAGTGCCCGCGGAGGTGCTGTCTGGCACGTCGGCATCATGCTCCCGGGTCACGCGCCCTTGTGGAACCTCGCCAAGGTCCTGGCGGCCACCCCTGACATCCCGAATTCGGGCGATGATTTCGAGGAACGGGTCGTCGCGATCCGGAGAATGCTGAATTTTGGGGCCGGCGCCGTGGCGGATCTCGCGGAGTTCCTGGAAGCGGATGCCGATCGCCCCTTCTGTTTGTTGGTCGACCAGTTCGAGGAGTTGTTCGAACACGCCCGTCGCCATGGTGACGAGCAGGCCCGTTTGCTCGCGGATCTGCTGGTGGGCCTGGCACAGAACCCACCGACCGGTTTCTACACGGTTCTCACAATGCGCTCGGAATTCCTGGGTGCCTGCGCGCGATACCGCGGCCTTGCGGAAACGGTCAATGCCAACCAGTACCTGTTACCACGGATGGAACACGCGGACTTGTTGCGCGCGATCCGCGAGCCGGCAAAGCTCTACTCAGGCTGGGTGAGCCGGGAATTGGCGAATCGCCTCATCGCCGATTCCGGAGGAGATCAGGACCAACTGCCTTTGATCCAGCACGGGCTGATGCGCCTGCATCAGAGGTTTGTCAGCACAGACAGGCCCGCACCCGCCGACCCGCAGCCGGAACTCGATGGGGCTGAATCAACCTCTCCTCGCTGGCGTCTGGAGAGCGAGCACTACCAGGGGAAGCACGGCCTCAATGGCCTCCTGTCGGATCACGCCGACGAGGTCATGGCGGTTGCGCAGGAGACTTGCATCCGTGGCGGCGATTCACCTCGCCTGATCGAAGATCTGTTTCGAGCGCTCACGGAAATCAACGCCGATGGCCACGCCATCCGGCGGCCCTGCAGTCTGTCCGAGCTACTCGCCGTGACAGGAGCGACGGAGGGCACGCTCCGCTGCGTACTCGAAGCCTTTCGCAAGGATGGCGTATCGTTCCTGAGGCCCTACGGTGAAGCTCCCCTGGAGGCCCAGGATCGGATGGATATCAGCCACGAGGCGCTGATCCGGTGTTGGCAACGAATCGCCGATCCCGAGAAGGGCTGGCTGATCCGGGAGTTCCGCAGTGGGTTGATCTGGCGTGCCCTGCTGGTTCAGGCCGACAGCTTCGAACGCGACCGCGCGAATGTCCTTGGCCCAGGTACCACCGAGGAGCGTGCGGCGTGGCTTGAACGTCGCAACCCCGCCTGGGCACAGCGCTACGGCGGCGGCTGGGAGCGGGTACAAAAGCTTCTGGCTGCAAGCATGCGCGAAAGCAAGCGTATCCAAGCCGTCGAACGCAGCCGGCGAAGATTGCAGAACGTCACCGCCGCTCTGATCATCCTTCCCGTCATTATGGGATTGCTGGGCTGGGGGTGGTGGCAGCAATCACAAGTACAGCAGGCCTCCTCGGAGGCGGAGGGTTTTCAACGCGAACTGGCACGTGAGCGGTTGTGGCAAGGCGAATCGGGAACGAGACCGTATCCTCCCCCCGGCCACGAGGAGAGGATACTACTTCCTCGGGATACAGCTCCAGATCAGGCTATTGCCTTAGAGGTTCCCGCGCAGGCTGCAGAAGATTTTCCACTGCGGGTATTCGTTCATATCGCCGAGGATGCGCAACGCGTACCTGCCCAGGGACTCGAACGGCAACTCGAAGAACGGGGCTTGAAGGATGGTTCACGCATCCAAGCACCTGGAATTGAATTAGTGAACGCCGCGCCGCGGCGCAGTGAACTGCGGTGCTTCCGGGCTGAGGAATGCGGCAACGAGGGCGATCAGCTGCTGGCGATCACCAATGAGATTCTTGCCGAACCGCAGCTCCGGCTCAACGATCTGAGCCGCCGCTACGGCGACTCAACCGCGATCCGCCCGCGACATTTCGAGATCTGGTTCGCTGCGGGCGACGCCATCCAGTTGCGCTCTGAATGA
- a CDS encoding toll/interleukin-1 receptor domain-containing protein, whose translation MSYVGPPFSHDIFVSYSHGDDGNGQSYLQSWSVAFAAELGRELKVDRRYREPLRIFLDQEHRPGHGVDPLAPLTDQLRREIEASALLLVLMSPDYLASPWCEDEREWWCKRQTATGLPIEGRVVIVQILPTEEVWPDAFSDQRGHRLKGFRFHTSGKIPARPLGWSVLPGPRPFGQDFDEALLDIVGRLHLKLDDMQRVLEEQLRARAGAERLAHTDGQVLYLHGRVDQARRWEDTAIALTQEGFAIVPGEPDTVEKDPVKRQEARERRVEIMAESDAVLLLGTDDARAVDTDLIVIGKHDRQSARARSSRPLPCGLLNTVGDGIVTPVRRATARNVQADWLDATDDPWTPAVRQWLAGHSAQLRHDE comes from the coding sequence GTGAGCTACGTCGGTCCGCCTTTCTCGCACGACATCTTTGTCAGCTACAGCCATGGCGACGATGGCAACGGCCAATCCTATCTGCAATCCTGGTCGGTGGCTTTCGCCGCTGAGTTGGGGCGGGAACTCAAGGTCGATCGCAGGTACCGGGAGCCGCTGCGGATCTTCCTCGACCAGGAGCACCGCCCGGGGCATGGCGTGGACCCCCTGGCGCCCCTCACCGATCAGCTACGCCGGGAAATCGAGGCCTCGGCCTTGCTGCTCGTATTGATGTCACCCGACTACCTGGCGTCCCCATGGTGCGAGGACGAAAGGGAATGGTGGTGCAAGCGCCAGACCGCCACGGGTTTGCCCATCGAGGGGCGCGTCGTCATCGTGCAGATCCTGCCCACCGAGGAGGTGTGGCCCGACGCTTTTTCCGATCAGCGTGGACATCGGCTCAAGGGGTTCCGATTCCACACCAGTGGCAAGATTCCTGCCCGGCCGCTCGGCTGGTCCGTACTCCCCGGCCCCCGCCCCTTCGGCCAGGATTTCGACGAAGCGCTACTCGATATCGTCGGGCGTCTTCACCTCAAACTTGACGATATGCAGCGCGTGCTCGAGGAACAGCTCAGGGCTCGGGCCGGGGCGGAACGACTGGCTCACACCGATGGACAGGTGTTGTACCTGCATGGCCGCGTCGACCAGGCCCGCAGATGGGAGGACACAGCGATCGCGCTGACGCAGGAGGGATTCGCGATTGTGCCCGGTGAACCTGACACCGTTGAAAAAGATCCCGTGAAGCGCCAGGAGGCCCGCGAACGCCGCGTGGAGATCATGGCTGAGAGCGATGCTGTGTTGCTTCTGGGGACCGACGACGCCCGCGCCGTCGACACCGATCTCATCGTGATCGGCAAGCATGACCGGCAATCGGCGCGCGCGCGTTCCAGCCGTCCCCTCCCCTGCGGCCTTCTGAACACCGTCGGAGATGGCATCGTGACACCGGTGCGTCGGGCCACCGCACGCAATGTCCAGGCCGATTGGCTGGATGCAACCGACGACCCCTGGACGCCTGCCGTCCGGCAGTGGCTTGCTGGCCACAGTGCACAACTGAGACACGACGAATGA
- a CDS encoding N-acetylmuramoyl-L-alanine amidase, which yields MSEIPKTWMPKVQMRRIVCHWTAGTYQASALDRKHYHILVEGDGNLVRGKHSIADNQSTTDGKYAAHTARLNTGSIGLTVCCMAGARERPFDPGRFPMTERQWRTMAQAAADLCVAYEIPVTSRTVLGHGEVQRNLGVAQSGKWDPMVLPWEPRLPTEQVGERFRELVRAFIDGVVPDESLGADLDAKILGVALKGSLHADEEAFLKVESLVQDVGWQLLNASRDTLALLPSGHTMPLFLNCVFLDGETVVPDEAPESEVAELMMSHGYVRAAAAAAALELPLVFDLEKNRIEIGDKPLRRSTKPPEHRRWVVEPGDTLYALAARHLGNGARWHELLQSHGQPFDEASARLLAPGDVVLIPGLAGAAVSEELAPPSIEALPVPEELIWLDGSTIHALAAGCVGSVDAGLRRFAEESIPVILAECLASGVNTRTQIAYVLATSEHESQCGKFMVEIWGPTPDQKRYEGRKDLDNTQKGDGFRFRGRGYVQITGRHNYRFWSKRLGIDLLSRPDLTYQDPSIAARILVQGMRDGTFRPAHKLPRYVNDDVVDFYNAREVVNGDKARVDSGHTDDRGTRIARIAERYLSSMS from the coding sequence ATGTCCGAGATTCCCAAGACCTGGATGCCCAAAGTGCAGATGCGCCGCATCGTCTGTCACTGGACAGCCGGCACCTACCAAGCCTCCGCTCTTGATCGCAAGCACTACCACATCTTGGTTGAGGGTGACGGGAACCTGGTACGGGGCAAACACAGCATCGCAGACAACCAGTCCACTACCGATGGGAAATACGCCGCGCATACCGCGCGGCTCAACACCGGATCGATCGGCCTGACGGTTTGCTGTATGGCGGGGGCGCGGGAACGCCCGTTCGATCCGGGACGATTTCCAATGACCGAACGGCAGTGGCGCACCATGGCCCAGGCCGCGGCAGATCTCTGCGTGGCCTACGAGATTCCCGTCACATCACGCACGGTGCTCGGCCATGGTGAGGTCCAGCGCAATCTCGGTGTAGCGCAATCGGGAAAGTGGGACCCCATGGTCCTGCCCTGGGAACCACGGCTGCCCACCGAACAGGTGGGCGAACGCTTTCGCGAGCTGGTACGCGCTTTCATCGACGGGGTCGTCCCGGACGAATCGCTGGGTGCGGATCTGGATGCAAAAATACTGGGTGTGGCATTGAAGGGCTCGCTTCATGCTGACGAAGAGGCGTTCCTGAAGGTGGAAAGCCTGGTCCAGGATGTAGGCTGGCAACTCCTCAACGCCTCCCGCGACACTCTGGCCCTGCTGCCTTCCGGACACACGATGCCGCTGTTCTTGAACTGCGTGTTTCTCGATGGCGAGACGGTGGTCCCAGACGAGGCGCCCGAGAGCGAGGTGGCCGAATTGATGATGTCCCACGGCTATGTGCGAGCAGCGGCGGCAGCGGCTGCTCTGGAGTTGCCGCTTGTGTTCGACCTAGAGAAGAATCGGATCGAGATCGGCGATAAGCCGCTCCGGCGCTCGACCAAGCCTCCGGAGCACCGCCGCTGGGTCGTGGAGCCTGGAGATACGCTCTACGCTCTTGCCGCCCGTCACTTGGGCAACGGAGCCCGCTGGCACGAGTTGCTTCAATCCCATGGTCAGCCTTTTGACGAGGCCAGTGCGCGCCTCCTCGCGCCAGGCGACGTGGTGCTGATCCCGGGCCTCGCCGGAGCGGCGGTATCCGAGGAGCTCGCGCCCCCCTCCATTGAAGCCTTGCCAGTCCCCGAGGAGCTAATATGGCTGGACGGTTCCACGATTCATGCCCTGGCGGCAGGTTGCGTCGGCAGTGTCGACGCGGGACTTCGCAGATTCGCTGAAGAGTCCATCCCCGTGATCCTGGCCGAGTGCCTGGCCAGCGGAGTGAATACGCGAACACAGATTGCCTACGTGCTGGCGACCTCTGAGCACGAATCGCAGTGCGGGAAGTTCATGGTTGAGATCTGGGGACCCACTCCTGATCAAAAGCGCTACGAGGGGCGTAAGGATCTCGACAATACACAGAAAGGGGACGGCTTCCGCTTTCGTGGGAGGGGCTATGTGCAGATCACCGGCCGACACAACTACAGGTTCTGGTCGAAAAGGCTGGGAATCGACCTACTCTCCAGGCCAGACCTCACCTACCAGGATCCAAGCATCGCGGCCCGCATTCTGGTCCAGGGCATGCGCGACGGAACTTTCAGGCCGGCGCACAAGCTGCCGAGGTACGTCAACGACGACGTCGTGGACTTCTACAATGCTCGCGAAGTGGTCAACGGCGACAAGGCCCGCGTGGACTCCGGGCACACCGACGATCGCGGCACCCGAATCGCGCGTATTGCCGAGCGCTACCTTTCCAGCATGAGCTGA
- a CDS encoding DUF4062 domain-containing protein: MARIYISSTKLDLEAERRAVMDWLVAAGHQPVHSYTAASETVRHSCLEDVAECDVVVLILGHRYGFRPEDNNPEGLSITHLEFRRARSAGIPVVALFRTAIPNGQLSDTQDPEPLGALEDFHREVRLAVRPAQFEDLTGFIDHLKSGVNRELDKQRRRNRLSAPDLRERFRRASRDLLSWPTTLPRDRWLQRPELDDLLQQIGEATPSVHLLLGEPGCGKSALLARLGALLEQQSIPVLGIKADYLPQQLADDMALADYLELPGSPAACVCESLHRKGRWWCCSTSLMPWRICWCSTPTVCACRWS; the protein is encoded by the coding sequence ATGGCCAGGATCTACATCTCCTCAACGAAGCTCGACCTGGAAGCCGAACGCCGGGCCGTGATGGACTGGCTCGTCGCAGCCGGGCACCAACCGGTGCACAGCTACACGGCAGCCAGCGAGACTGTGCGGCATAGCTGCCTGGAGGACGTTGCCGAGTGCGATGTCGTCGTGCTGATCCTGGGGCACCGCTACGGATTTCGACCGGAGGACAACAACCCGGAGGGGCTGTCGATCACCCACCTGGAGTTTCGTCGCGCCCGGTCCGCAGGTATCCCCGTGGTCGCGCTGTTCCGTACCGCCATCCCCAATGGCCAACTCTCGGATACTCAGGATCCGGAGCCGTTGGGGGCGTTGGAGGATTTTCACCGAGAGGTTCGGCTCGCGGTGCGTCCGGCCCAGTTCGAGGACCTCACCGGGTTCATCGATCATCTCAAAAGCGGGGTGAACCGTGAACTCGACAAGCAGCGCCGTCGCAACCGACTTTCGGCGCCCGATCTGCGAGAGCGGTTCCGGCGTGCTTCTCGGGATCTGCTTTCCTGGCCCACGACCCTGCCCCGAGACCGCTGGCTGCAGCGGCCCGAACTCGACGATCTGCTTCAACAGATCGGGGAAGCAACTCCTTCGGTGCACCTGCTGCTGGGTGAGCCGGGCTGCGGCAAGTCGGCACTGCTCGCGCGCCTCGGCGCTCTCCTCGAACAGCAATCGATTCCGGTGCTCGGTATCAAGGCGGACTATCTGCCGCAACAACTGGCCGACGACATGGCTCTCGCAGACTACCTGGAGTTGCCCGGCAGCCCAGCGGCTTGTGTGTGCGAGTCCTTGCACAGGAAGGGCCGGTGGTGGTGCTGCTCGACCAGCTTGATGCCCTGGCGGATCTGCTGGTGCAGCACTCCGACCGTCTGCGCGTGCCGCTGGAGCTGA